TCATCCGGGCGGCGCACTCCTGCGGCTGGGAGGCGGTCGCGGTGCACTCCGATGCCGACGCCGGCTCACGTTGGGTGGCGCTCGCCGACGAGGCCCGCCACATCGGTCCCTCGCCAGCCCGGCGTTCCTACCTCGACATCGACGCGGTCGTGCAGGCGGCCCTGGACTCCGGGTGCACGCACGTGCACCCCGGGTACGGGTTCCTCGCCGAGCGGCCGGAGTTCGCGCGACGCGTCAGGGAGGCAGGTCTGGTCTTCGTGGGACCGTCGGCCGAGGTGATCGAGTCGATGGGCGACAAGGCCTCCGCGCGACGGACCGCCGAGGAGGCCGGTGTCCCCGTCGTCCCCGGTTCGGGAGTCGTCGCCGACCCGGCCGGAGCTCGTGCCGCCGCTGCCGACATCGGCTACCCGCTCCTGATCAAGGCGGCTGCCGGTGGCGGGGGCCGAGGCATCCGCGTGGTGCGGGCCGACGACGAGCTCGAGGGCGCGGTCTCGACCGCGCAGGCCGAGGCCAGTGCGGCCTTCGGCGACGGCTCGCTCTACCTCGAACGGTCCATCGAGGGCGCCCGCCACATCGAGGTCCAGGTCGTGGGTGACACGCACGGCAACGTCGTCCACTTCTTCGAGCGGGACTGCTCGGTCCAGCGGCGTCGGCAGAAGTTGCTCGAGGAAGCGCCCGCACCGGGGCTGTCCACGACGCTGCGGGACGAGATCACCGGCGCGGCGGTCCGCCTGGCCGCGGAGGTCGGGTACCAGGGCGCAGGGACCGTGGAGTTCCTCGTCGAGGGCGAGCGGTTCTACTTCATCGAGATGAACACCCGGATCCAGGTCGAGCACCCGATCACCGAGATGGTCACCGGCACCGACCTGGTCGTCGAACAGCTGCGGGTGGCCGCCGGCGAGCCGCTGTCGGTGTCCCAGGGCGAGATCACCCTGCAGGGCGTCGCCCTCGAGTTCCGGATCAACGCCGAGGACCCGCAGCAGGACTTCTTCCCGTCACCGGGGGAGCTGACCCGCTTCGACCCGCCGAACGGGCCCGGGGTCCGAGTGGACTCCGGCTTCGTCTCCGGTGGTCGGATCGTGCCGTACTACGACTCCCTGGTGGCCAAGGTGGTCGTCCACGGGCGCGACCGGGAGGAGGCGCTGGCTCGGGCCACGCAGGCGCTGACCGAGCTCACCGTCGACGGAGTGGTCACCACCCGTGACCTGCACCTGTCGCTCGTCGCGGACGAGGAGTTCCGCGCAGGGGGCGTCACGACGACGTGGTTCGAGGAGCGATCGACCGCGTCGGACCGGTCTGCGGAGGGCTGAGCCTCCCTTCGCCCGGAGTACGAACTGCTGCAGGCAGCACCTCGTTGAGCCAGCAGCACCACGAAGTGCTGCAGGCTCAACGAAACCGAGCCTGCAGCACTTCGTGGGGGACGAGCGGAGATCAGGCGCTTGGAGCCTGGATCTCGCGCTTGAGGATCTTGCCCGTCGGGCCCTTGGGGATGTCGTCGAGGACCCAGACGGTGCGCGGGTACTTGTAGGCCGCGATCCGGTCCTTGACGTAGGACCGGATCGCGTCGACGTCACCCGAGGCGCCCTCGCGCAGCGAGACGGCAGCGCCGACGTCCTCACCGAGCTCGTGGTCGGGGACGCCGATGACGGCGCACTCCAGCACGTCCGGGTGGGTGTAGAGCACCTCCTCGACCTCCCGCGGGTAGACGTTCATGCCACCGCGGATGATCACGTCCTTCTTGCGGTCGACGATCGTGTAGTAGCCGTCCTCGTCGACGCTGGCGATGTCACCGGTGCGGAACCAGCCGTCCGGGATGGCCGTCGCCGTCTCCTCGGGCTTGTTCCAGTACCCCTTCATGAGGTTGTCGCCGCGGATGGCGATCTCGCCGACGCCCTCGCCCGGGCCGACCTGCTCGCCCTGCTCGCCGATCAGCCTGATCTCGCAGCCGGGGATCGCCCGACCGATGGTGCCGGGCTTGCTCGGCCGGTCGAGCATGTTGAAGGAGGCGACCGGGGAGGTCTCGGACAAGCCGTACCCCTCGAGCAGGCGCACCTTGAACCTCGACTCGAACTCGGTGAGGGTCTGCTCCGGCAGTGACGAGCCGCCGCTGACGCAGGTGCGCAGACTCGTGGTGTCGGTGGAGTCCGCCGCGGGGTGGTGCAGCATCGCGCCGTACATCGTCGGCACGCCCTCGAAGATCGTGACCTTGTCGCGCTCGATGATCTCCAGCGCCTTGCCCGGCTCGAAGCGGGGGAGGAGGGTGAGCGTGGCGCCGGTGCGCACCGAGGCGTTGAGTCCGCAGGTCAGGCCGAAGACGTGGAAGAGGGGCAGGCACCCCATGACGACGTCATCGACCGCGATCCGGATGATGTCCTCGGCCGAGCGCTTGGCGTTCAGGTCGAGATTGCGGTGGGTCAGCTCCGCCCCCTTCGGCCGGCCGGTGGTACCGGAGGTGTAGAGGATGACCGCGGTCTCCTCGTCGTCGCGCTCGACCGGCGTGGCGACCGGCTCCCCGGACGGCAGGTCCTCCTCGCTCGGGCCGACCGGACCGGAGGCGATGACCTTCGTCGAGGTGCCCTGCGCACCGCCCTGAGCCTCCGCGAGGAAGTCACCCCAGGCGAAGGCGAACGTCGCACCGGAGTCGGTGAAGAAGTACTCGACCTCCTGGGCCTTCAGCAGCGGGTTCATCGGCACGACGGTCCCGCCGGCCAGCAGGGTGCCGTAGAAGAGCACCGGGAAGGCGGGGATGTTCGGCAGGATCAGTGCGACGCGGTCGCCCGGCTCCAGACCAGCGGCGCGCAGGGCGCCGGCGGTCTTGGCAGCCATGCCGTGCAGCTGCTGCCAGGTCAGCTCCGCGTCGTCGAGCTTGATCGCCACCTTGTCGGGGTGGGTCTGGGCGGTCGCAACGAGGTTGCTGGCCAAGTTGGTCATGGATAACTCCTGGGTAGCCGGTGGGGTGGTGCCATCCAACACCGTGATCGGCGTCGGGCGGAAGGGGGGTCCGGCCGGGTGATCCTGTCGGTGGCCTGCGGCAGGATGGGAGTGTGACTGAGATCCCCGAGACCGACGAGTCCGCAGGCCGGGTGGAGCCGGAGACCCCCGCCGACGTGCCCGAGCAGGTCCGCGCGGAGTGGGCGGAGCTGGCCGAGCAGGCCATGACCGCGCAGTTCGCCTACCACGGCAAGGACGCTCCGACGATCAGCGACGGCGCCTACGACGGGCTCATCCGACGGTTGCAGGAGATCGAGGCGACGCACCCCTCCCTTCGCACCCCGCAGTCGCCCACCCAGACCGTCGGAGGAGCGGTCTTCTCCACCGAGTTCACCGCCGTCGACCACCTCGAGCGGATGCTCTCGTTGGACAACGCCTTCGACGGTGACGAGCTCGTCGACTGGGCCGCGCGCGTGGAGCGCGAGGTCACCGGGTTCCACTACCTGTGCGAGCTGAAGATCGACGGCCTCGCCGTCAACCTGCTGTACGAAGGGGGGAGGCTCACCCGCGCGCTGACGCGGGGCGACGGTCGCACCGGCGAGGACATCACGATGAATGTGCGCACCGTGGAGGGGATCCCCACCCGGCTCGACGACAGCGAGCACCCCGTGCCCGATCTCGTCGAGGTCCGCGGGGAGGTCTTCTTCCGGCTCGAGGACTTCGCCGAGCTCAACGCCGGGCTGGTCGAGTCGGGCCGGGCCCCCTTCGCCAACCCGCGCAACTCTGCTGCTGGGTCGTTGCGGCAGAAGGACCCCCGCGTCACCGCCCGTCGGCCGCTGCGCATGCTCGTGCACGGGATGGGGCGTCGCGAGGGCTTCGACGTCGACAGCCAGAGCCATGCCTACGAGCTCATGGCCGCGTGGGGGCTGCCGACCTCGCCGCACTACGAGGTCTTCGACTCGATGACCGAGGTTCGTCGCTTCATCTCGCAGGTGGAGGAGCAGCGTCACGACTACGACCACGAGATCGACGGTGTCGTCGTCAAGGTCGACGAGATCGCGGTGCAGCGCCGACTGGGCACCACCTCGCGCGCCCCTCGGTGGGCCATCGCCTGGAAGTACCCGCCCGAGGAGGTCAACACCACCTTGCTCGACATCCAGGTCAACGTCGGGCGCACGGGGCGGGTGACCCCCTTCGGGGTGATGGAGCCGGTGACCGTGGCCGGGTCCACGGTCTCCCTGGCGACCCTGCACAACGCCCATGAAGTCAAGCGCAAGGGCGTGCTGATCGGTGACACGGTGGTGCTGCGCAAGGCCGGCGACGTCATCCCCGAGATCCTCGGCCCGGTGGTCGAGCTGCGTGACACCGACGGTGTCGCTCGTACAGAATTTCAGATGCCGACGCACTGCCCCTCCTGCGGCACGGTGCTCGGCCAGCAGAAGGAGGGTGACAAGGACCTTCGCTGCCCCAACGCGCGCACCTGTCCCAGCCAGCTGCGCGAACGGCTCTCCTCGTTGGCCGGGCGTGGGGCGTTCGACATCGAGGTTCTCGGGTGGGAGGGCGTCGTCGGGCTGCTCGACGCCGGCGTGCTCACCGACGAGTCGACCCTCTTCTCGCTGACGGCCCAGGACGTCTTCCGGGTGCCGCTCTACCGTCGCAAGGCCAAGAAGGGGGACCCGGAGGAGGCGGTGCGCGACGGGCAGGTGCTCTCCGAGAACGGCCGCAAGCTCATCGACCACCTGCGCGAGGCCAAGGAGCAGCCGCTGTGGCGGGTGCTCGTCGCGCTGTCCATCCGGCACGTCGGTCCGACCGCGGCACGGGCGTTGGCGCAGCACTTCGGGTCGATCGCGGCGATCCGCACGGCCACCGAGGAACAGCTCGCCGACGTCGAGGGGGTCGGCCCGACGATCGCGGCCGCCGTGCGCGAGTGGTTCGACGGCGAGGACCACGAGTGGCACCGCCAGATCGTCGATCGGTGGGCTGCCGACGGAGTGCGCATGGAGGACGAGCGGGACGAGTCGATCGCGCAGACCCTGGCCGGGGTGACCGTCGTCGTGACCGGCTCGCTGGAGGAGTTCAGCCGCGACTCGGCCAAGGAGGCCATCCTCGAGCGCGGCGGCAGGGCCTCGGGATCGGTGAGCAAGAAGACCGACTGGGTCGTCGTCGGGGACAACGCCGGGACGAAGGAGGCCAAGGCCCGTGACCTCGGCCGACCCATCCTCACCGAGGAGCAGTTCGTCGAGCTGCTCGAGACGGGGACCGTGGTCGGCTTCGACGGGGACGACGACGGCGACGACGACGCGTGAGCGAGGGCATCGATCGGGCGACGGCACAGTGGTACGTCGAGACGGCGCTGGTGCGACTGCTCGCGAAGGCAGACGAGCTCGTCGACGGCGGCGAGGAGCTGCTCTCCCGCCAGCCCGACCTCGAGGGCGCCAACAGCGTCTTCGCGATCATCACGCATTGCTGCGGGGTGCTGGAGCACTGGGGCGGCGAGGTCATCGCCGGGCGTGAGACCAACCGTGACCGTGCCTCGGAGTTCACCGCCACCGGCACGATCGACCAGCTGGAGGAGCGGGTGTCCGCGCAGCTGCGCCGGTGGCGGGCGGACCTCGCGGACTTCGACGCGGGGGAGGTGCCGCGCGGCCCCACCGAGCGGTACGAGGGGGAGCCGGACGTCATCACCCAGGGATTCGTCGTGCTGCACGTCATCGAGGAGCTCTTCCAG
The DNA window shown above is from Janibacter sp. A1S7 and carries:
- a CDS encoding acetyl-CoA carboxylase biotin carboxylase subunit, translating into MSAAPTRRVLVANRGEIAVRVIRAAHSCGWEAVAVHSDADAGSRWVALADEARHIGPSPARRSYLDIDAVVQAALDSGCTHVHPGYGFLAERPEFARRVREAGLVFVGPSAEVIESMGDKASARRTAEEAGVPVVPGSGVVADPAGARAAAADIGYPLLIKAAAGGGGRGIRVVRADDELEGAVSTAQAEASAAFGDGSLYLERSIEGARHIEVQVVGDTHGNVVHFFERDCSVQRRRQKLLEEAPAPGLSTTLRDEITGAAVRLAAEVGYQGAGTVEFLVEGERFYFIEMNTRIQVEHPITEMVTGTDLVVEQLRVAAGEPLSVSQGEITLQGVALEFRINAEDPQQDFFPSPGELTRFDPPNGPGVRVDSGFVSGGRIVPYYDSLVAKVVVHGRDREEALARATQALTELTVDGVVTTRDLHLSLVADEEFRAGGVTTTWFEERSTASDRSAEG
- a CDS encoding long-chain-fatty-acid--CoA ligase, whose amino-acid sequence is MTNLASNLVATAQTHPDKVAIKLDDAELTWQQLHGMAAKTAGALRAAGLEPGDRVALILPNIPAFPVLFYGTLLAGGTVVPMNPLLKAQEVEYFFTDSGATFAFAWGDFLAEAQGGAQGTSTKVIASGPVGPSEEDLPSGEPVATPVERDDEETAVILYTSGTTGRPKGAELTHRNLDLNAKRSAEDIIRIAVDDVVMGCLPLFHVFGLTCGLNASVRTGATLTLLPRFEPGKALEIIERDKVTIFEGVPTMYGAMLHHPAADSTDTTSLRTCVSGGSSLPEQTLTEFESRFKVRLLEGYGLSETSPVASFNMLDRPSKPGTIGRAIPGCEIRLIGEQGEQVGPGEGVGEIAIRGDNLMKGYWNKPEETATAIPDGWFRTGDIASVDEDGYYTIVDRKKDVIIRGGMNVYPREVEEVLYTHPDVLECAVIGVPDHELGEDVGAAVSLREGASGDVDAIRSYVKDRIAAYKYPRTVWVLDDIPKGPTGKILKREIQAPSA
- the ligA gene encoding NAD-dependent DNA ligase LigA produces the protein MTEIPETDESAGRVEPETPADVPEQVRAEWAELAEQAMTAQFAYHGKDAPTISDGAYDGLIRRLQEIEATHPSLRTPQSPTQTVGGAVFSTEFTAVDHLERMLSLDNAFDGDELVDWAARVEREVTGFHYLCELKIDGLAVNLLYEGGRLTRALTRGDGRTGEDITMNVRTVEGIPTRLDDSEHPVPDLVEVRGEVFFRLEDFAELNAGLVESGRAPFANPRNSAAGSLRQKDPRVTARRPLRMLVHGMGRREGFDVDSQSHAYELMAAWGLPTSPHYEVFDSMTEVRRFISQVEEQRHDYDHEIDGVVVKVDEIAVQRRLGTTSRAPRWAIAWKYPPEEVNTTLLDIQVNVGRTGRVTPFGVMEPVTVAGSTVSLATLHNAHEVKRKGVLIGDTVVLRKAGDVIPEILGPVVELRDTDGVARTEFQMPTHCPSCGTVLGQQKEGDKDLRCPNARTCPSQLRERLSSLAGRGAFDIEVLGWEGVVGLLDAGVLTDESTLFSLTAQDVFRVPLYRRKAKKGDPEEAVRDGQVLSENGRKLIDHLREAKEQPLWRVLVALSIRHVGPTAARALAQHFGSIAAIRTATEEQLADVEGVGPTIAAAVREWFDGEDHEWHRQIVDRWAADGVRMEDERDESIAQTLAGVTVVVTGSLEEFSRDSAKEAILERGGRASGSVSKKTDWVVVGDNAGTKEAKARDLGRPILTEEQFVELLETGTVVGFDGDDDGDDDA
- a CDS encoding DUF664 domain-containing protein; its protein translation is MSEGIDRATAQWYVETALVRLLAKADELVDGGEELLSRQPDLEGANSVFAIITHCCGVLEHWGGEVIAGRETNRDRASEFTATGTIDQLEERVSAQLRRWRADLADFDAGEVPRGPTERYEGEPDVITQGFVVLHVIEELFQHLGHVDLTVDLLTGS